In the Chlorobium limicola DSM 245 genome, one interval contains:
- a CDS encoding hemolysin family protein: protein MEIFFLLFLIILNGLFAMSEIALITAKRSRLQRLAAEGDKAADVALKLGQEPTRFLSTIQIGITSIGILNGIVGENALAEPFSLWLRSLGMESEISRILSTALIVVSITYVTIVIGELVPKRLGQFNPEGIARLVSRPMLALGMLTRPFVRLLSFSTDTILRLMGKNPHASTSVTEEEIHAMLEEGSEAGIIEQQEHEMVRNVFRLDDRQLGTLMVPRADIVFLDVALPLEENIDRVTGSEHSRFPVCQGGLQSLLGVVNAKQLLAQTLKGGLTDFAAQLQPCVYVPETLTGMELLEHFRLSGTQMVFVVDEYGEIQGLVTMQDLLEAVTGEFVPRNLEDSWAVQREDGSWLLDGMIPVPELKDSLDLKSVPEEDKGLYHTLSGLLMWLLGRMPVTGDVTEWEGWRLEVIDLDGKRIDKVLASPLNGESASADSGNAARSSEG from the coding sequence ATGGAAATATTTTTTCTTCTTTTTCTCATCATTCTCAACGGCCTGTTCGCCATGTCGGAGATCGCACTGATAACGGCAAAGCGATCCAGGCTGCAGAGGCTTGCCGCTGAGGGCGATAAAGCAGCTGATGTTGCACTCAAGCTCGGTCAGGAGCCGACACGATTTCTTTCGACCATACAGATCGGCATTACTTCGATCGGTATTCTTAACGGTATCGTCGGTGAGAATGCCCTTGCCGAACCGTTTTCACTCTGGCTGCGCTCTCTTGGAATGGAGAGTGAGATCAGCAGAATTCTCTCGACAGCCCTGATTGTCGTTTCCATAACCTATGTGACTATCGTCATTGGTGAGCTGGTACCTAAAAGACTCGGCCAGTTCAATCCCGAAGGTATTGCAAGGCTTGTTTCCCGACCCATGCTCGCCCTTGGAATGCTTACCCGTCCTTTTGTCCGTCTGCTTTCGTTTTCCACCGATACGATACTTCGTCTGATGGGAAAAAATCCGCATGCTTCGACGAGTGTAACCGAAGAGGAGATTCACGCCATGCTCGAGGAGGGTTCGGAGGCAGGGATTATCGAACAGCAGGAGCATGAAATGGTGCGCAACGTTTTCAGGCTGGACGACCGGCAGCTTGGAACCCTTATGGTGCCGAGGGCTGATATCGTTTTTCTTGATGTGGCCCTTCCGCTGGAAGAGAATATCGATCGGGTGACCGGTTCTGAACATTCCCGTTTTCCTGTCTGTCAGGGGGGGCTGCAGTCTCTGCTCGGCGTGGTCAATGCCAAACAGCTCCTGGCGCAGACGCTTAAAGGGGGGCTTACGGATTTCGCTGCACAGCTTCAGCCCTGCGTCTATGTGCCTGAAACCCTGACGGGAATGGAGCTGCTCGAGCATTTCAGGCTCTCGGGAACCCAGATGGTGTTTGTCGTTGACGAGTACGGAGAAATTCAGGGGCTGGTGACCATGCAGGATCTTCTGGAAGCGGTGACCGGCGAGTTTGTTCCCCGTAATCTCGAAGATTCATGGGCAGTGCAGCGAGAAGATGGCTCCTGGCTGCTTGACGGAATGATTCCCGTTCCCGAACTGAAGGATTCGCTTGATCTGAAAAGCGTTCCTGAAGAGGATAAAGGGCTTTACCATACGCTGAGCGGACTTCTTATGTGGCTTCTCGGCAGAATGCCCGTTACCGGGGATGTAACGGAATGGGAGGGATGGAGACTGGAGGTCATCGATCTCGATGGCAAGCGGATCGACAAGGTTCTGGCATCTCCACTCAATGGAGAGTCTGCGTCAGCGGATTCCGGAAATGCAGCCCGCAGTTCGGAAGGGTAA
- a CDS encoding fibrobacter succinogenes major paralogous domain-containing protein — MKNTIPLYRIMIPLLILLVSACGGKKTGTVTDSEGKAYRTVSIGEHIWTAENLDVTRYRNGEAIPEVRDPEEWARLTTGAWCWYNNNPENGKTYGRLYNWYAVNDPRGLAPKGWHIATDGEWTALTVNFGGETMAGEELKAARLWKETGNGTGKNGFDMLPAGARRDTDGAFLLLGEYGRLWSSTESGTEKAWGRAVGYFDAALRRGEANKRLGFAVRCVKD, encoded by the coding sequence ATGAAAAACACGATCCCCCTTTACAGGATCATGATTCCCCTTCTCATCCTGCTTGTCTCCGCCTGCGGCGGCAAAAAAACCGGAACGGTTACCGACAGCGAAGGAAAAGCCTATCGCACCGTATCGATCGGGGAGCATATCTGGACAGCTGAAAATCTCGATGTAACCCGTTATCGTAATGGCGAGGCTATTCCGGAGGTCAGAGACCCCGAGGAGTGGGCCAGACTGACCACTGGCGCATGGTGCTGGTATAACAACAACCCTGAAAACGGAAAAACCTATGGGCGCCTCTACAACTGGTATGCCGTAAATGATCCGAGAGGCCTTGCTCCGAAAGGGTGGCATATCGCAACCGACGGAGAGTGGACGGCACTGACCGTGAACTTTGGAGGCGAAACAATGGCCGGAGAAGAGCTCAAAGCTGCTCGACTCTGGAAAGAGACGGGCAACGGAACAGGAAAAAACGGCTTCGACATGCTTCCCGCCGGAGCGCGACGAGATACCGACGGAGCGTTCTTGCTGCTGGGAGAGTATGGGCGGCTCTGGTCGTCAACGGAATCGGGTACGGAAAAAGCATGGGGACGGGCAGTCGGCTATTTCGATGCGGCACTGCGCCGTGGAGAGGCAAACAAACGGCTCGGGTTTGCCGTTCGCTGCGTAAAAGACTGA
- a CDS encoding succinate dehydrogenase/fumarate reductase iron-sulfur subunit, whose protein sequence is MNYTLKIWRQKNAKARGEMVSYQVSGISAEISFFEMLDMLNQQLIAEGGDPVAFDHDCREGICGTCSLYINGRPHGPVRGVTTCQLHMRSFSDGEVIHIEPWRSKAFPVVRDLVVDRSALDLIIQAGGYVSVNSGGIPDANTIPVPKHHADTAFDAAACIGCGACVAACPNAAAMLFVSAKVSHLSLLPQGKAEAVKRVQKMVARMDELGFGNCSNTYACEVECPKLISVTNIARMNREFLSAKLFSEKDKIVRDSI, encoded by the coding sequence ATGAATTATACGCTTAAAATCTGGAGGCAGAAGAACGCCAAAGCGCGTGGGGAGATGGTTTCTTACCAGGTAAGCGGCATCTCTGCTGAGATCTCTTTTTTTGAAATGCTTGATATGCTCAATCAGCAGCTTATCGCCGAAGGAGGAGATCCTGTCGCTTTTGACCATGACTGCCGGGAGGGGATATGCGGAACCTGCAGTCTCTATATCAACGGAAGACCGCATGGCCCGGTCAGGGGGGTGACAACCTGTCAGCTGCACATGCGCTCGTTCAGCGATGGAGAGGTGATCCATATCGAGCCATGGAGATCCAAAGCCTTTCCGGTTGTCAGAGATCTTGTCGTAGACCGCAGCGCGCTGGATCTGATAATTCAGGCGGGAGGCTATGTCTCCGTGAATTCAGGCGGCATTCCGGATGCCAATACCATTCCGGTTCCCAAACATCACGCAGACACCGCATTCGATGCAGCCGCATGTATCGGCTGTGGGGCATGCGTGGCTGCATGTCCCAATGCTGCCGCCATGCTGTTTGTTTCGGCAAAGGTGTCCCATCTTTCCCTGCTGCCTCAGGGGAAGGCCGAAGCCGTCAAGCGGGTTCAGAAGATGGTTGCCAGGATGGATGAACTGGGCTTCGGCAACTGCAGCAACACCTATGCCTGCGAGGTGGAGTGCCCGAAACTGATATCCGTGACCAATATTGCGCGCATGAACCGGGAGTTCCTTTCGGCAAAACTCTTTTCCGAAAAGGACAAGATTGTCAGGGATTCTATCTGA
- a CDS encoding fumarate reductase/succinate dehydrogenase flavoprotein subunit, whose translation MMRLNAGIPEGPIADKWTAYRSAAKLVNPNNKRKLDIIVVGTGLAGASAAATLGQLGYNVKVFCYQDTPRRAHSIAAQGGINAAKNYPNDGDSVYRLFYDTIKGGDYRSREANVYRLAEVSNQIIDLCVAQGVPFAREYGGLLTNRSFGGAQVSRTFYARGQTGQQLLLGAYSALSRQIDAGNVTLYNRRDVLDMVLVDGKARGIIARNLVTGAIERFAAHAVVLATGGYGNVFYLSTNAMGSNVSPAWSAYKKGALFGNPSFTQIHPTCIPVHGEFQSKLTLMSESLRNDGRIWVPAYKKDVDRLRSKEIKPSEIPDSDRDYYLERRYPAFGNLVPRDVASRAAKERCDAGYGVSSTGFAVFLDFADAIKRKGQGTIDALYGNLFQMYEQIVADSPYETPMMIYPAVHYTMGGLWVDYELMTTVPGLYAIGECNFSDHGANRLGASALMQGLADGYFILPATISNYLAAEIHTPRFDPDGSEFTLAAEKVRERLVRLKNTGGKQSVDHYHRQLGRLMWENCGMARSQPGLEEALERLPLLREEFHANVCIPGSLDEYNPELEKAWRVADFLELGELMVRDALQRRESCGGHFREEYQTPDGEALRNDEDFTFVGAWEYKGKSCAAELHREDLNFEVVKPSQRSYK comes from the coding sequence ATGATGCGCCTCAATGCCGGAATTCCGGAAGGACCGATAGCTGACAAATGGACTGCATACAGGTCGGCGGCAAAACTGGTCAATCCCAACAACAAGAGAAAACTCGACATCATCGTTGTCGGCACCGGTCTTGCCGGGGCATCCGCTGCGGCAACGCTTGGCCAGCTCGGCTACAACGTCAAGGTGTTCTGTTATCAGGATACGCCTCGCCGGGCGCACAGCATTGCCGCCCAGGGCGGAATCAATGCGGCTAAAAACTATCCCAACGACGGAGACAGCGTCTATCGGCTTTTTTACGATACCATCAAGGGTGGGGACTACCGTTCCCGTGAAGCCAATGTCTATCGTCTGGCCGAAGTCAGCAACCAGATTATCGATCTTTGTGTGGCTCAGGGTGTTCCGTTCGCCAGGGAGTACGGCGGTCTTCTGACCAACCGTTCATTTGGAGGAGCCCAGGTGTCAAGGACCTTTTATGCCCGGGGGCAGACCGGGCAGCAGCTTCTGCTCGGAGCGTACAGCGCGTTGAGCCGTCAGATCGACGCAGGCAACGTTACGCTCTACAACCGGAGGGATGTGCTCGATATGGTGCTTGTTGACGGAAAGGCTCGGGGCATTATTGCCCGCAATCTCGTTACCGGAGCAATCGAGCGTTTCGCGGCGCATGCCGTCGTTCTTGCAACCGGCGGATATGGCAATGTGTTTTATCTTTCCACCAACGCTATGGGGTCGAATGTGTCTCCGGCATGGAGCGCCTATAAAAAAGGCGCCCTGTTCGGCAACCCCTCATTTACCCAGATACATCCGACCTGTATTCCTGTACACGGAGAGTTTCAGTCGAAGCTTACCCTGATGAGTGAGAGTCTTCGCAATGACGGCAGAATCTGGGTTCCTGCATATAAAAAGGATGTCGACCGGCTGCGTTCAAAGGAAATAAAACCTTCGGAGATTCCTGATTCCGACCGGGACTACTATCTGGAGCGGCGCTATCCTGCTTTCGGCAACCTGGTGCCGAGGGATGTCGCTTCGAGAGCGGCAAAAGAGCGCTGTGATGCCGGATACGGCGTCAGTTCCACCGGTTTCGCCGTCTTTCTGGACTTTGCCGATGCCATCAAACGAAAGGGACAGGGCACTATCGATGCACTTTACGGGAATCTCTTTCAAATGTATGAGCAGATTGTGGCCGACAGTCCTTATGAAACTCCTATGATGATCTATCCGGCGGTTCACTATACCATGGGGGGCTTGTGGGTCGATTATGAACTGATGACAACGGTTCCCGGCCTCTATGCTATCGGCGAATGCAATTTTTCCGATCATGGGGCAAATCGCCTCGGAGCGTCAGCGCTTATGCAGGGACTTGCCGATGGCTATTTCATTCTGCCTGCTACGATTTCAAACTATCTTGCTGCGGAAATTCATACCCCTCGATTCGATCCCGACGGTTCGGAGTTCACGCTTGCAGCAGAGAAGGTCAGAGAGCGGCTTGTACGTCTGAAGAATACCGGAGGAAAACAGTCTGTCGATCATTATCATCGTCAGCTTGGCAGGCTTATGTGGGAGAACTGCGGTATGGCAAGAAGCCAGCCAGGCCTTGAAGAGGCGCTTGAGCGGCTTCCGCTGCTGCGCGAGGAGTTTCATGCGAACGTATGCATTCCGGGATCTCTTGACGAGTACAATCCTGAACTTGAAAAGGCATGGCGCGTTGCCGATTTTCTTGAACTTGGCGAGTTGATGGTTCGTGACGCCCTGCAGCGCAGGGAGTCATGCGGAGGTCATTTCCGTGAAGAGTACCAGACACCGGACGGCGAGGCTTTGCGTAATGATGAGGACTTTACCTTTGTTGGAGCATGGGAGTATAAGGGGAAGAGTTGTGCGGCCGAACTGCATCGTGAAGATCTCAATTTTGAGGTTGTCAAACCTTCACAACGCTCGTATAAATAA
- a CDS encoding succinate dehydrogenase cytochrome b subunit produces the protein MNKLLQFSSITGKVIMALAGVFLVTFLGVHLGINLLLLSDDGGRSFSVAAEFMSSNPLIRIFEIVLFAGFLIHIVLGLVVSRQNRMSRPVGYVVTNRTETSFLSKYMLHSGVVVLIFLALHFSDYYFVKIGLVAPPEGIGPHDFYAMTLHLFSSTWYALFYMFCFVLLGFHLNHAIQSAFQTMGWNHTRYMGAVKVAGTIYSIAISLGFMVIPLYFILFR, from the coding sequence ATGAACAAGTTATTGCAATTTTCGTCAATCACCGGAAAGGTGATTATGGCTCTTGCCGGGGTTTTTCTGGTAACGTTCCTCGGCGTGCATCTCGGCATCAATCTGCTGCTGCTCAGCGATGATGGCGGGCGTTCCTTTTCAGTCGCAGCTGAATTTATGAGTTCGAATCCTCTTATCAGGATTTTTGAAATAGTTCTTTTCGCCGGATTTCTTATCCATATCGTGCTTGGGCTTGTGGTTTCCCGGCAGAACCGGATGTCGAGGCCTGTCGGCTATGTGGTGACCAACCGCACGGAGACTTCCTTTCTGTCTAAATACATGCTGCACAGCGGGGTTGTTGTCCTGATTTTCCTCGCCCTGCATTTTTCCGACTACTATTTCGTCAAGATCGGTCTTGTTGCCCCTCCCGAGGGTATCGGCCCTCACGACTTCTATGCAATGACCCTGCATCTTTTCTCAAGTACCTGGTATGCGCTTTTCTACATGTTCTGCTTCGTGCTGCTTGGCTTCCATCTCAACCATGCGATACAGTCTGCATTTCAGACCATGGGCTGGAACCATACCCGGTATATGGGCGCGGTCAAGGTTGCGGGTACTATCTATTCCATAGCGATATCGCTGGGCTTTATGGTGATTCCTCTCTATTTTATCCTTTTCAGATAG
- a CDS encoding cyclase family protein, which produces MRVIDLSHSIGPGMSCYPGTPQPQSVPFCTIEADGFNERMLTFSSHTGTHVDLPLHMSAGASSLDAFGAERFVGLGVVLDVESVSGGTISPALLQSHRELMEGVEFVLLHTGWGHHWGTEKYLSGYPVLNLEAAAWLAGFKLKGIGVDTVSVDSPDSEGYPVHNFFLANDILIVENLVYPDRRLFGMNVQFFCLPLKLEGAEAAPVRAVAVLWC; this is translated from the coding sequence ATGCGCGTGATCGATCTCTCCCATTCGATCGGACCCGGTATGTCATGCTATCCGGGAACTCCGCAGCCTCAGTCAGTGCCGTTTTGTACCATTGAGGCCGATGGTTTCAACGAGCGGATGCTTACCTTTTCATCCCACACCGGAACCCATGTCGATCTTCCCCTGCATATGTCTGCCGGGGCGTCTTCTCTTGACGCTTTCGGTGCGGAGCGTTTTGTTGGCCTTGGGGTTGTACTCGATGTGGAGAGCGTTTCCGGAGGCACCATTTCTCCCGCCCTTCTCCAGTCGCACCGCGAACTGATGGAGGGAGTGGAGTTCGTATTGCTGCATACCGGTTGGGGGCATCACTGGGGCACGGAAAAATACCTGTCCGGCTATCCCGTGCTGAACCTCGAAGCCGCCGCCTGGCTGGCCGGGTTCAAGCTCAAAGGCATAGGGGTTGATACGGTTTCGGTCGATTCCCCGGATTCGGAAGGGTATCCGGTACACAACTTTTTTCTTGCAAACGACATCCTCATCGTGGAGAATCTGGTTTATCCGGACAGGCGACTGTTCGGGATGAACGTTCAGTTTTTCTGTCTGCCCCTGAAACTCGAGGGGGCTGAAGCCGCTCCGGTGAGGGCTGTTGCGGTGCTGTGGTGTTGA
- a CDS encoding dihydroorotate dehydrogenase-like protein: MADLSTTWMGLKLRNPLIAASSGLTGTLEGVKAVASHGAGAVVLKSLFEEQIMLETGFAEGQNAQHHYYAQAEDYIREYTRGNALNGYLDLITSCKLAVDIPVIASINCVSQGEWLSFASQIERAGADGLEINIFLSPSDSSRSSTENERLYGDVLENITRVVRIPVAAKISSYFSSLAAEAVSLSHSGIRGLVLFNRFFSPDFDIETFDVTAGGVFSSPTDIYHSLRWVAILSGRVQCDLAASTGVHDGNGLIKQLLAGARAVEIASVLYKKGLGEIGIMLGELEEYMERQRFSSTGEFIGRMSMAHAANPALYERVQFMKYFGGIN, from the coding sequence ATGGCAGATCTTTCAACGACATGGATGGGCTTGAAGCTTCGCAATCCTTTGATAGCGGCGAGTTCCGGGCTTACCGGAACGCTTGAGGGTGTCAAGGCGGTGGCGTCGCACGGGGCTGGTGCGGTTGTCCTGAAATCGCTCTTTGAAGAGCAGATTATGCTTGAAACCGGATTTGCTGAAGGACAGAACGCACAGCACCACTATTATGCCCAGGCAGAAGATTACATTCGGGAGTATACCAGAGGCAATGCACTGAACGGTTATCTCGATCTGATAACAAGTTGCAAATTGGCTGTAGATATTCCCGTTATTGCAAGCATAAACTGTGTTTCCCAAGGTGAATGGCTCTCATTCGCTTCCCAGATTGAGCGGGCAGGAGCTGATGGACTTGAAATCAACATTTTCCTGTCGCCTTCCGATTCCAGCAGGAGCAGTACCGAAAATGAGCGGCTTTACGGCGATGTTCTCGAAAACATTACAAGAGTTGTCCGTATCCCGGTTGCGGCGAAAATCAGCAGTTATTTTTCAAGTCTGGCAGCTGAAGCGGTTTCCCTCTCCCATTCAGGTATCCGGGGGCTTGTATTGTTCAACAGGTTTTTTTCTCCGGATTTCGATATCGAAACGTTTGATGTTACCGCAGGCGGAGTTTTCAGCTCTCCGACGGATATCTATCACTCTCTTCGCTGGGTTGCCATTCTTTCCGGCCGGGTGCAGTGCGATCTTGCTGCCTCAACCGGGGTTCACGACGGCAACGGGCTGATAAAACAGCTTCTTGCGGGTGCCAGGGCGGTTGAAATCGCGTCTGTTCTTTACAAAAAAGGTCTCGGAGAAATCGGCATAATGCTTGGTGAGCTTGAAGAGTATATGGAGCGGCAACGTTTTTCTTCTACCGGTGAGTTCATCGGCAGAATGAGTATGGCTCATGCAGCCAATCCAGCCTTGTATGAACGGGTGCAGTTCATGAAATATTTCGGAGGGATCAATTGA
- a CDS encoding SRPBCC family protein, which produces MNISHNIVITRPLKDVAAYLSDIANDSVWQEDVLKSAVTSQGPLGKGTSGYEIRSVLGFPMRTEWIVTLYEPEKRLLFASTNSAVPYEGSMEFEPVEGGTRLRYRFSTKAEGIAGLLDPLMEFFFGFRFRANLENLKTILEKSRPGA; this is translated from the coding sequence ATGAACATCTCGCACAACATCGTCATCACCCGCCCTCTGAAAGATGTGGCGGCTTATCTCTCGGATATAGCCAACGACAGCGTCTGGCAGGAGGATGTGCTGAAGTCGGCAGTCACCAGCCAGGGGCCCCTCGGCAAGGGAACCTCCGGGTACGAAATCCGATCGGTGCTGGGCTTCCCCATGCGCACCGAATGGATAGTTACCTTATATGAGCCTGAAAAAAGGCTGCTCTTCGCCAGTACAAACAGCGCAGTGCCCTATGAGGGCTCCATGGAATTTGAACCGGTTGAAGGCGGCACCCGTCTGAGATACCGTTTTTCGACAAAGGCTGAAGGCATTGCCGGACTTCTGGATCCGCTGATGGAGTTCTTCTTCGGGTTCCGGTTCAGAGCCAACCTTGAAAATCTCAAAACCATTCTCGAAAAGTCCCGCCCGGGGGCATAG
- a CDS encoding alkaline phosphatase, producing MILLRYGKTTSAVFLKLLILVVLASSSGCKGSAGLVHTPDNVSVSSRPKFIFLFIGDGMGPAQVKLSDAVLDSGNALAMGSFPIVGVTTTHAENRYITDSGAAGTALATGFKTSVGTISMKSNHRDTLRTIAEMAKQKGMRVGIVSSVGIDNATPACFFAHNAGRGNYHDIAMQMAASGFDYFGGGYAEGDFARNRTGNGVVKPDIPSVMKAAGYRVTTGREELFSVLPGTRCWAYTGFDTKAAMSYAMDRQKGDLSLAEFTRQGIRLLDNPAGFFMMVEGGKIDWACHANDAAAAAHDVVAFDAAIAEAVAFYRLHPDETLIVVTADHECGGLSLGNATQGYETRLSLLRRQKASLQRFSEMVGSWTKNRNVSFAMALDSVKVYYGLGDGAQGSALAISVQERKILREAYPETSEGVGSGAERFASAVTGMLNARAGIGWTSNAHTAVPVPVYAVGAGAAAFGGSYDNTGIAEKLIRLARLGVRQ from the coding sequence ATGATTCTGCTGCGTTACGGAAAGACGACATCCGCAGTTTTTCTGAAGCTGCTGATTCTGGTCGTGCTTGCTTCGTCGTCAGGTTGTAAAGGGAGTGCCGGGTTGGTGCATACGCCGGATAACGTATCCGTTTCCTCTCGACCGAAATTCATTTTTCTCTTTATAGGTGACGGTATGGGTCCGGCCCAGGTCAAGCTTTCCGATGCCGTTCTCGATTCGGGGAATGCGCTTGCCATGGGAAGTTTTCCGATAGTCGGGGTTACGACGACCCATGCGGAAAACCGCTATATCACCGATTCCGGCGCTGCGGGAACGGCGCTGGCGACCGGCTTCAAAACCTCCGTCGGGACCATCTCGATGAAGAGCAACCACAGGGACACCCTTCGCACTATCGCCGAAATGGCGAAACAGAAAGGAATGCGGGTGGGTATCGTTTCGAGTGTGGGTATCGATAACGCCACCCCGGCCTGCTTTTTTGCCCATAATGCCGGAAGAGGCAATTACCATGATATCGCCATGCAGATGGCGGCAAGCGGTTTCGACTATTTCGGAGGGGGCTATGCAGAGGGTGATTTTGCCCGTAACCGAACCGGGAACGGTGTTGTCAAACCGGATATTCCGTCTGTCATGAAAGCTGCCGGCTACCGGGTGACAACGGGGAGGGAGGAGCTGTTCTCCGTGTTGCCGGGAACCCGCTGCTGGGCATATACCGGCTTCGACACCAAGGCGGCAATGAGTTATGCCATGGATCGGCAGAAAGGCGATCTTTCCCTGGCTGAGTTTACCCGCCAGGGGATCAGGTTGCTCGACAATCCGGCCGGATTTTTCATGATGGTCGAGGGAGGAAAGATCGACTGGGCATGCCATGCCAACGATGCTGCCGCAGCTGCGCACGATGTTGTGGCTTTCGATGCGGCTATTGCCGAGGCGGTTGCTTTTTATCGGCTTCATCCGGATGAAACGCTTATTGTGGTGACCGCCGATCATGAGTGCGGCGGTCTATCGCTCGGCAACGCGACACAGGGTTACGAAACCAGACTGTCGTTATTGCGCCGTCAGAAAGCTTCTCTGCAGCGGTTTTCCGAGATGGTCGGTTCATGGACGAAAAACCGCAACGTTTCTTTTGCTATGGCTCTGGACAGCGTGAAGGTGTATTACGGTCTCGGCGACGGCGCTCAGGGGTCTGCACTGGCGATCTCTGTGCAGGAGCGGAAAATCCTCAGGGAGGCGTATCCGGAAACCTCTGAGGGTGTCGGCTCCGGAGCGGAGCGTTTTGCTTCCGCCGTTACCGGCATGCTGAATGCACGGGCAGGAATCGGCTGGACAAGCAACGCTCATACGGCTGTTCCCGTTCCGGTTTACGCCGTGGGAGCAGGTGCTGCAGCTTTTGGCGGCAGCTATGACAACACCGGCATTGCGGAAAAACTGATTCGTCTTGCGCGGCTTGGCGTGCGGCAATGA
- a CDS encoding acyloxyacyl hydrolase produces MQFTLEPFVNAFSGTEKGVEAGCGFGIRCLQEVARPVDLFLEASVAPMYYSIDTLEQGASGFNFLDQIGAGLQYRLAPGKAVFGGYRFRHISHAHVVSRSNDGINSSAFVLGFSWLY; encoded by the coding sequence TTGCAGTTTACTCTTGAACCCTTCGTCAATGCGTTTTCCGGTACAGAAAAGGGCGTGGAGGCCGGATGCGGTTTCGGTATCCGCTGCCTTCAGGAGGTAGCCCGTCCGGTTGACCTGTTTCTGGAAGCCAGCGTGGCTCCTATGTACTACAGCATCGATACCCTCGAACAGGGAGCTTCCGGTTTCAATTTTCTCGACCAGATCGGAGCCGGTCTGCAGTACCGGTTAGCTCCTGGAAAGGCAGTTTTCGGCGGGTACAGGTTTCGGCATATTTCTCATGCGCACGTTGTTTCCCGTTCGAACGATGGCATCAATTCAAGTGCTTTTGTTTTAGGATTTTCCTGGCTCTACTGA
- a CDS encoding alpha/beta hydrolase, giving the protein MPQRQQRAPIGVLMIHGFTATPESFAVLEKPLQSLGVPIRMPLLAGHGTPSPEALIGVTFHEWMADAAKAFQQLSMEAEKIVIIGHSMGALISLQLAEKYPSTVDSLVLAAPALKLFSLLAPGRLMHFSAPFLARIIKKWDIKPVFAGPDYVRCAGQYAWAPTDAILSLFELIVRTSSILDRVRVPVLILHNRNETTVLPESADHLYRHIGSASDHKKIVWLEHSEHQIFCDCEREKAATAVLDFVADRLGVQ; this is encoded by the coding sequence ATGCCTCAACGACAACAGCGAGCTCCGATCGGCGTTCTGATGATCCATGGTTTTACCGCTACGCCGGAGAGTTTTGCGGTGCTTGAAAAGCCGTTGCAATCTCTTGGCGTCCCGATACGCATGCCGCTTCTTGCCGGTCACGGCACACCTTCACCTGAAGCTCTCATAGGGGTAACGTTTCACGAATGGATGGCTGATGCTGCCAAGGCATTTCAGCAGCTTTCGATGGAAGCTGAAAAGATTGTGATCATCGGTCACAGTATGGGAGCCCTGATATCTCTGCAGCTTGCCGAGAAGTACCCGTCAACGGTCGATTCGCTTGTTCTTGCTGCGCCCGCCTTGAAGCTCTTTTCTTTGCTCGCACCAGGGCGTCTGATGCATTTTTCCGCTCCTTTTCTTGCCAGGATAATAAAAAAATGGGATATCAAACCGGTGTTTGCCGGGCCGGATTATGTCCGTTGTGCAGGGCAGTATGCATGGGCTCCGACCGATGCCATTCTTTCGCTTTTCGAGCTTATTGTCAGAACCTCCTCGATTCTTGACCGTGTGCGAGTTCCGGTGCTTATTCTGCATAACCGGAATGAAACGACCGTGCTTCCGGAGAGCGCCGATCATCTTTACCGCCATATCGGTTCGGCCAGTGATCATAAAAAAATTGTCTGGCTGGAGCATTCGGAGCATCAGATTTTCTGCGACTGCGAGAGGGAGAAGGCCGCAACGGCAGTTTTGGACTTCGTTGCCGACAGGCTTGGCGTTCAGTAA
- a CDS encoding septal ring lytic transglycosylase RlpA family protein gives MMRKLLVPILLATALGLNSCSTGRAPLTQQDKTGRLLSPEEAYRLGKLKNKPYVIDGKLYVPMDYRETAGYQETGIASWYGQETLDQHNNQPTAYGETFYPDKPSAAHKYLPLPAIVRVTNLETNASVIVRVNDRGPFVGNRVIDLSAEAAKQLGFYGKGTAKVKLEVVTK, from the coding sequence ATGATGCGCAAATTACTCGTTCCGATACTTCTGGCTACCGCACTGGGCCTCAACTCGTGCTCGACAGGCAGAGCGCCTCTCACACAGCAGGACAAGACCGGCAGACTGCTCTCTCCCGAAGAAGCCTACCGTTTGGGAAAACTTAAAAACAAGCCCTATGTGATAGATGGAAAGCTCTATGTTCCGATGGATTACAGGGAAACAGCCGGCTATCAGGAAACCGGCATCGCCTCGTGGTATGGGCAGGAAACCCTCGATCAGCACAACAATCAGCCGACAGCATACGGAGAAACGTTCTATCCCGACAAGCCCAGTGCTGCCCACAAATACCTGCCGCTTCCGGCAATCGTCCGCGTCACGAATCTTGAAACCAATGCATCGGTAATCGTGCGCGTCAACGACAGGGGCCCGTTTGTCGGTAACCGCGTAATAGATCTGAGCGCCGAAGCCGCAAAACAGCTCGGGTTCTACGGAAAAGGCACTGCAAAAGTCAAGCTCGAAGTGGTGACGAAATAA